In Helianthus annuus cultivar XRQ/B chromosome 9, HanXRQr2.0-SUNRISE, whole genome shotgun sequence, the following are encoded in one genomic region:
- the LOC110874059 gene encoding uncharacterized protein LOC110874059: MSELIAMCVQEEERLKLEQPEVAYIATTKSVKRKGNFKGESSKVQKTNSNTVSSPNVSKGQSRCKFCHNKGHLQRDCSKFKEWLAKKGIPYNPEAGKKPKNT; encoded by the exons ATGAGTGAGTTGATAGCAATGTGTGTGCAGGAGGAGGAACGTTTGAAACTAGAACAACCAGAAGTTGCTTATATCGCTACCACTAAGTCAGTGAAAAGGAAGGGAAATTTTAAAGGGGAAAGTTCCAAAGTCCAGAAAACGAATTCAAATACTGTTTCCAGCCCTAATGTCTCCAAGGGACAGTCTCGTTGCAAGTTCTGCCATAACAAAGGGCACTTGCAACGAGATTGTTCAAAATTCAAGGaatggctggctaagaaag ggattccttacaatccagaggctggaaagaaaccaaagaacacttag
- the LOC110875184 gene encoding uncharacterized protein LOC110875184, which yields MDDIPPLFIPIDISEDDDSSSSDSSLIFFQNLINEAAELEDRGTSRKRKSVRRDQVKCHENLMRDYFVEEPVFNEEVFRHRFRLSKCLFLKILSDVQANNSWFQDIVDASLKKSFTPMQKVTSAIKQLATGNPPDEYDEHLNMSERTSRESVENFCETVCNLYASEFLRRPTSHDVALLYQAHEEKHHLPGMLGSIDCTYFVWRMCPTELRGQYMGGGSQSPDSYARSGGLSRFMDLACFCGPPGSQNDINVHQQSPLFLTERNGTAPKCPFYVNNHLYKRGYYLTDGIYPTWSMFVKSFPYPRIGKEKKLKRQHEAVHIRDPPVEPVFEDIVYNELIDEDTHCRLKYDLVEHLGEQDLPHLLADSDDE from the exons ATGGATGATATACCACCGCTATTCATTCCAATTGATATTAGTGAAGACGATGATTCTTCCTCGAGCGATAgtagtttaattttttttcaaaatcttatTAACGAAGCCGCTGAACTGGAAGACAGGGGCACTTCTAGAAAAAGGAAATCTGTCCGTCGAGATCAAGTGAAATGTCATGAAAACCTTATGAGAGATTATTTTGTCGAGGAGCCCGTATTCAACGAAGAGGTTTTTCGTCATAGGTTTCGTCTGTCGAAATGcttgtttttaaaaattttgagTGACGTGCAAGCGAATAACTCGTGGTTTCAAGACATCGTGGATGCGAGTTTGAAGAAGAGTTTTACACCGATGCAAAAAGTTACGTCGGCGATTAagcaacttgcaaccggtaaccccCCAGACGAGTACGACGAGCATTTAAATATGTCCGAAAGGACTTCCCGAGAAAGTGTAGAAAATTTTTGCGAAACGGTATGTAATTTATACGCTTCCGAGTTTTTACGTAGACCTACTAGCCACGACGTTGCGCTCTTGTACCAAGCTCATGAGGAGAAACATCACCTTCCTGGGATGTTGGGTAGTATTGATTGTACATATTTTGTTTGGAGAATGTGTCCAACGGAGTTGCGGGGTCAATATATGGGGGGGGGATCACAGTCACCCGACAGTTATGCTCGAAGCGGTGGCCTGTcaagatttatggatttggcatgtTTTTGTGGTCCACCaggttcacaaaacgacatcaacgtgcaCCAACAATCTCCATTATTTCTTACTGAACGAAATGGAACTGCACCAAAATGCCCATTTTACGTGAACAACCACTTGTACAAGCGTGGATACTATCTTACCGATGGAATCTACCCTACTTGGTCCATGTTTGTGAAATCATTTCCGTATCCTCGCATTGGGAAAGAAAAGAAGTtaaagaggcaacacgaggcg GTACATATTCGGGATCCTCCAGTTGAGCCCGTTTTCGAAGACATTGTTTATAACGAGCTCATTGATGAAGATACGCATTGTAGACTAAAATATGATCTTGTGGAGCATCTTGGGGAACAAGATTTACCCCACCTTTTGGCGGATTCCGACGACGAATAg
- the LOC110875183 gene encoding Werner Syndrome-like exonuclease: MHCHFSYCQTRNLENPIATLQLCVGRHCLIFQILLATLIPESLVNFLGNPSYIFVGVGIENDVEKLRKDYGVEVAKTVDLRTLATDVYGVREFKKAGLLQLARIVLGKEINKPKSVTMSRWDDQCLTLLQVQYASVDAFLSFQIGMILINGNHN, from the coding sequence ATGCATTGCCATTTTAGCTATTGCCAAACCCGAAACCTCGAAAACCCCATCGCCACGCTCCAACTATGTGTGGGACGCCACTGCCTGATTTTCCAAATCCTCCTTGCCACTTTAATCCCTGAATCGCTCGTAAACTTCCTCGGTAACCCTTCTTACATATTTGTTGGGGTCGGGATTGAGAATGATGTCGAGAAACTTAGGAAGGATTATGGCGTGGAGGTTGCGAAGACGGTGGATTTAAGGACGCTGGCTACGGATGTGTACGGTGTGAGGGAGTTTAAGAAGGCTGGGTTGTTGCAACTGGCGAGGATAGTTCTTGGGAAGGAGATAAACAAGCCGAAGAGTGTTACGATGAGTAGATGGGATGATCAGTGTCTCACTTTGTTGCAGGTACAGTATGCCTCTGTTGATGCGTTCTTGAGTTTTCAGATAGGGATGATCTTGATTAATGGGAATCATAACTGA